In Magnolia sinica isolate HGM2019 chromosome 16, MsV1, whole genome shotgun sequence, the genomic window TCTTATATTAGGAAATCTGCTTTCTTTCATATCATTATTTTAAGCAGAAAataattttagatattttcttatctaagtatcttcttattctAGGCATTTTCTAGAATGtttttcttatctaagtatcCTCTTATTTTAGGTACTTTCTTAATTTCATAATTTCTTAGATTccatatattttattataaattgtaaggttgattataaataggacctatggcctatggaataagacaagctGATTAATAAtctcatattttttatttttttttaaaagataatctcTTATTTTCTCTACGGTGGTTGTTGAAGGGAAGGATAGTGATCTCTAGTTCTaaactagaggactgttgagcttgctcacagtcttgcatttgtgatctctagcattcgGCTCGGTCTTTTCCCACaatatctttcttttcttattaatTTATTTACTTTTCCTTTTGGATTTGCATCAGGTCAGCTCCACCATAATGGAGCTCACAATTTGAACAGTTAGATTCACCTACATTGTGTGACACTTCTAAGTATCGACAATTCACAATCACATCCATTGCTTTAGGCATCTCTTCTAAGTATGATTTTGTTCATCTTTGGATATTCCACTCATAAGTCTCTAAAGAGCGCTTTGAATACAAACTTCCACACCAAATATTGTCTGCAGGAGGAGGacagcaagagagagagattaccttGATTGATTGCATGAACTCGCGGCAATGGTTGTTGAGGACTTCCATCCGGGGGCCAGTTGAATTTGCCAGCTCATCCATTACAGCGCCGGCGAGCTCCAGCACATGCACTATCCTCTGCACAGTCAAGAAGATAAACTCCCAGCTCATCTcgcagagaagaaaaagaaacaacgCAAACAAGCATGCGTGCAAacccagtccattcatcaggtgggccatacggtgTATATCAGAACCCAGAATTCATGACTTCCGGATAGACGGCATGCTTGCAGATGAAGGAAAAGAGATAAACAGCGGTTAAGATCATGATTGAGGAGCAGTCCACGGTCGAATGgcatacatggcccacctgatgaccaggtgggccacactacctaCATCGGTTCCCGGAATTCATGAATTCCAGGTAGCCTGCTTGAttgcagaaggaaaaaaaaaaaactgcggTTCGCATAATGATTGACGGGCAGTCCACAGTCGACgggcatgcatggcccacctgatgaccggGACGCGCCTGATTATTTGACCGCGGAATGCGCTTGATGGACCCTGCCTGATGAACGGCATGAATCCCTCGAGCGCCGGAAGTAGCgaagaaatggagagagagagagagagagagagagagagaatttgacCTTTTCGACATGGTGAAGACGCTGGAGGGAAGTATTGTGGGTCTGCGAGTCCATGGGATTGATTGTGTTCATGCGCGCACCGAATTGATTCGCCATTTCTCTGATGACTACTTCCTCCAGAAATGGAGAAAATCCCTCTATTCAACgcgcggagagagagagagagagagagagagagacgccgGTGGAGAGACTATAATAAATGATTGCTGTTTGAGCACTGTAAGGGGCTGTTTGAgggcgtggatttgaaaccctgtATTTGAAATGCCATGGTTGTATTTAGCACCCTCGAGTCATAATATTCTCTAATCCAAAAAAGTAATTACACATAATTTTTGCGATATCTCTAATTGTAATAggcatgtaatgtttgacataatggttgtaataagcctattgaaatatataatttaagtaaaaatgatgaaattccaagtttgGGATGGGCCACAATCACAATATTAAATTTGAGTCATTTGAGTAGCtaactaataatttttaattattgatttacatggataatgtttgcaCTACACAGATCATCATATTTTAAGTATTATAGTGATGCGattaataatctaattattttgggatatcatccgTGGGTCATTTGCCTAAAAGATTAACAGTCTAGTGACACATGTAACTCTGGGAAGGATTTTAGAATTAATCCAAGCTTTCATGTTGGATTTCAAACCTCTCCACAAGGGAATTCAAAACTCCCAATTACTTTATTATGCCAAAGATACCAGAGGACCCCCACACTAATCTTTCTTTCACAGACTCTCTATAATGCCTCGAGTTTTCGCAGCTTGAGTACATACTCTTGCTCGAGAATTTTAGGTAttaatgaaatgaatgaatgaatacctCATAATTGtaccttatttttttaaatttttcagaTTACATTAATGAAGGTACCCATTCACAAgattaaaataaatcatattaTGAATCTTATTCCATTTAAATATAAAAGTCCAACTGATTATTTAATGCTCACCAAGGTGGGAGTTTATTACAAATATATAAAATTGCGGCGTGAAACGTAaataaaatcaaactaaaatgaAATCATCAATAATATAATCTCACGTCACTCGTATTCTTTCATGTGAATATCATGCATTACACGTTTCTTCAGCAtatgcatcacctgcatcatctatatggttggaatggtcgacgccctactcatagtaatggctgtcctttaagattaataataattcaagcaATTCATCATAAGAATAATATAAAGGTTATGATACATCTTGTattccaccactacgagtggtattagTATGCGAATGCATATTTGGCATAGTGTGTGGCTCATCGTACATAGTGAGCACCACATTGTGGGATGTAATTTATAAAAATCTGGCTCACttcgcatcccataactacagagATTAATCGGGTGTCCAACACTATCATGGATTTATATAACACATCGAGATGGTACAACACATGGATTATAAGAATTATATGACACGATTTCGTAACTAATTGCACAATCCGATCCCAAGAAAATGATATAACACGTGCATGTGGATTACTTACATCGATATGTACATCACCGATCAAATCCAATAATTTACGCATTGACCAAGAGAGTTACTACCTATAGTACATTATGTTCATGATGAATACATATAAGTCACTAGTCGTGAGTcattcaacacatcacttgcatcaatagggAATTAAATCGAATCATGAGAGTTTCGAAACTCCAAGACATATACCCAGGCCATAAcataaaaagaatagtacaaggcTAACCCAATAAAGAAAAACTGAACAGCAATAAGTTGATtccataaaagagaagagtaacatTATACTTGTTAGGGCATAAAAAATGCACGAGTCAATAGGAATTCGATTTGTTACGCATCAAGGATACAAGATAGGTAGCCCTACCCATTTTGCggccctctctctatctccttcGATCTCCCATTGCGCAACATTTTTCTTATTTGTATGGCCCTTTCTCTATCGTCCCTCTCTTTGTAAAATTTGTTGCGTGGTGAATAGTGTTGCGTGGACCCGCGCAACAGAGATATATTATGCGCACTCACACAACAAGATACACTGCATAGGAGCGCAACAAGTGTCCTCACAACTCTATTATTTGCAGTTTTGTGGAATCTTTTACGATCCGacctcctatatatatatatatatatatatatatatatatatatctatatatatatatatgagcgagAGGGGCATGATGGAACTCCATAAACGGAAACTGTTGAAGGaagaaatgctgccgaaattgctATTGGATTACTTTTTTTTATGTCATTTTATTAATTCATTGTACTTTTTTTCATAATCAAGAAAAACACAGGAATGTAAATGAACctaaaattaataaaatctatAATGATAAATGttcttctattttatttattattattgaatgataattctcctatcaaaccatattcgtttcttgtcgaaacaaaatggcgacttcaTTGGGGATTGTTATTATTTAATGAtaacttataaaatatttatatgatttttatcacTGTTTTGCATCGTATAGACACTAAAATGGtaactctcaacgggaacatcctcctattcatctctaaaacaaagtgcaattttatttaattaaaataactgaTACTTTATTTTGAATAGCAGGTATTCTGTCCTTATACAACCGCAATAGCTTTTCTCCCGACTAACGTGGTTTTCTACTTCACACCCAACGGATTCGCTGTGGATTACATTGACAATGCGCGATTACAACTACTAAAAGTACCAGATAAAGTTAAATCAGTTATGATCAAGGATATACGATATCATGTGATGTTCAGAATGGTATCTGCTTCACCAGCAGCGCAACAAGACGATGAAGGATGAATGATAGTAACATCCAGAAGACGAAGTGTTCAATCTGCCCCCACAAGAAGTATTATCATACCGAATACGGTTAGAGGGTTGATTATGCGAAATATCTTGAGACGCAGTATTGCCTCAGTCACGCAATCATTTCATTCGAGAATGACTAAAAAGCCCGTCACTCGCGAATATCTTCCAATATCACCAACTACAATTGTAAAGACATCTTCCGCAGAATTATTATGAATTTAGAAGAATAAAGGGAAAGTCGTTGTGACAAGCAAATGTTCGCTTACAACACACCCCTCAAAGAATTTAACATGAACTCATGCACCAAGGATATTGCGATTCGAATTAGTTGGTCCTTTTCGAAGCGACAATACGCTGGTTTCGAATCaaacaacagttcatcttcttcaacaaCACCAACAATGCAATGCTTGTTTCTTCCTTCAATATCAGAACGATCGAAGAATAAAGAAACAAAAGTCTTATCGGCAGACATCAATCAGCCCAATTAGCCTTCACCAGATAAGCACACAGTTGAAGAAATCCATAATCTTCTAGCAGTGACTGTCGTGAACAACATCGAACCACAAGTAGAAAGGTCATAACCACAAGCGGTTAGATTTCAAAGGTTTGTGCCTAATATTCCTCAAATCATAACACAAGAAGAAATCCGACAGATGGTTATCAAAAACATTCATCTAAAAAATAAACGAAATCAGAATAAAAGATTCTGATACCAAACACTATATCCCCCTGAAATAGAAGAAGTAGCATTTCCAGCTGACTTCAAACACCCGAACTTTCAGAAATTTGATGGGGACGGATCACCCGAAGAACACATGATGCACTTCATAACAATAATGAGAAATCTTTCTAAAGTTTCTCAATATTATTTACGATTATTCAGGTCATCTCTAATAAGAAAAGCCCTCAGATGGTATTTAGCTTTAGATTCAGAGTCTATTCATACTTGGTAATAGATGCAAGATTCTTTTATAGCGAATTTTTTCTCTTCCGATAGAGAAGTCAGTTTAACTGAATTAGCCCATCTGCACACCAACGAGAAGATGAACTAGTCGAAGAATTTATTAGTCGATGGAAAGACTTAGGGGCATTATGTCGATATCTTCCTAGAGAATCGGATCAGGTCAAGTTATATTTAGAATGTATAAGACCAGAAGTGGCATGTAACCTGATTAGTGCATATTTATAGACCTTTCATGATCTTGCTACCAAGGCTCATACTCTTAAAAAGATGGTTGAAAAAGTGTCCGCTTTTTACATAAAGTCATTATATCAGAATCTTCATGAAACATCAGTCAATGCCGTtagcaaaaaagaaaataaagaagattatcATAATGAAAGAAGAAATAGCAGTGAAGAAAATTGGAAAAGTCATACGATCGGAATGAtgtatgaaaaatgcaaacaataTCAAACCcataagaaatgtgcattcacaAAAAAAGATATACTCCCTATGATGAATCAACTGTTGGTTAGAGGAGAAATTAAGCTACCTCAGTCAAAGCACTGTCAAAAAACAGAGAAGATGATAGCAAAATGATACTGTTATTATCATTGTACGTTCAGGCATCAGACTAAAAATTACTATATCATTAAAGATATATCCAAAAGGACGATTGATAATGGTGAAATTGTTATGGAAGAATACgatagagagagaagaagggagagTCGATATAATTTTCATTTGAAACAAGGCATCAGCAACTCCTCAAGAAATAAGATGTGATCCTAAGTAGTTATACGGTTCATCATGCTTATACGCAAAAAGGAAAAGCAGAATGACTATGCAATAACATAATAAGACAAGCAATAGTTCAGTCGTGTCTTCATAAACCTTCATTAACTGGTGAAGTAAGAATGAAGAGTGATTAATGAATAGAGAAATCAGATAAAAATACAATTTATAAATGTTCTTTTCAAATATATCCTTTCGAACAGTTGTGCGAAACTCTTAATCCCTTGATCCCGGAAAAAGTAATTGTTGATTTCCTGAGATGATAATTGTCAATATCAATTATTACAGGACAACACCAGGGCCAGAATCATTACCACGGTTGAGTTATTATATATTGACATTTAAGTCCGGGATTATTATTGTAGTTGGATTATTGTTGTGACCTTCAAAAGTATCTTAGaaattatatattttgaaaaggGTATCACAAAATATTTTCGAAATTACTACCAATTATCTGCAAAGATTTATTGAGCGACAATTATATCCAAATTATCACCAATTATCAAGCTTATAATGTCAATCAAGACACAAAgatattcaatatatatatattcttcaaaAGAGGCAATATACTACGAACTTATCAAGCCATGAATCAGAATGAACAGAGCGTCGGAATGACTATAAATATTCATCTTATCAAAATTATTGTTCTCGAAAGATAAAGAAGTTTTGATTGTAAATATTCTCAAAGAAAATCTCATTCAAT contains:
- the LOC131228619 gene encoding mediator of RNA polymerase II transcription subunit 11; this translates as MANQFGARMNTINPMDSQTHNTSLQRLHHVEKRIVHVLELAGAVMDELANSTGPRMEVLNNHCREFMQSIKDIQVTLREEIKSACEYRPFEKCDYNSRISNEICCKKLEYVIEQLDGMKRTVDQHNSAV